One window from the genome of Yarrowia lipolytica chromosome 1B, complete sequence encodes:
- a CDS encoding uncharacterized protein (Compare to YALI0B13860g, some similarities with uniprot|Q8ITY4 Caenorhabditis elegans Hypothetical protein): protein MSHKQAGQPNNILFVKNLPYESTSDELYELFGRFGAVRQIRAGSEKDTRGTAFVVYEDIDDATEAVKTLSGFNYKNRYLVALFHSLEQMDKTAENLEARRAKLEELKKEHGLE from the coding sequence aTGTCACACAAACAAGCGGGTCAGCCGAACAATATCCTGTTCGTGAAAAACCTACCGTACGAATCCACCTCTGACGAACTGTATGAGCTGTTTGGCCGCTTTGGGGCGGTACGACAGATCAGAGCAGGATCGGAAAAAGATACACGAGGAACAGCGTTTGTGGTCTACGAAGACATTGACGACGCCACCGAGGCCGTCAAGACGCTATCAGGAttcaactacaagaacAGATATTTGGTGGCTTTGTTCCACTCGTTAGAACAGATGGACAAGACGGCTGAGAACCTGGAGGCTCGAAGagccaagctggaggaactAAAAAAAGAACATGGGTTGGAGTAA
- a CDS encoding uncharacterized protein (Compare to YALI0B13838g, uniprot|O74131 Yarrowia lipolytica ALK5 CYP52 family member) yields MLQLFGVLVLALTTALLAQLAYNKYEYNRKVKQFGCGELTVAKNGFLGWKGIRAVLHVLKTKKGPAALKERIDAYGRTYVFHIGPAPVISTMEPENIKAMLATQFKDFSLGTRYRSLAPTLGDGIFTLDGHGWTHSRALLRPQFAREQVSRLDSLEAHFQILKMCVDKEMREKGNDPRGFDIQNLFFLFTLDSATEFLFGSSVDSLVDFLDDPSVRTGDHGGVDEAARKGFNNSFNHAQELCALRSRLHTLYWIVGSVVKKEPFERYNKEIKTFVDFFAAKALKARKEKDMSLMDNDQYIFMYELVKETTNPVTLRDQMLNILLAGRDTTASMLSWIYFRLARDPKLYAKLRSAILEDFGTTPEAITFESLKQCDYLRYVLNEALRLYPVVPINGRTATRDTTLPRGGGPDQSQPIFIPKGQTVSYSVYWTHRDPRFWGEDAEEFIPERWDPRNGNIGRGWEYLPFNGGPRICLGQQFALTEVGYVLSRLVQTYETLETCDHKPLPPLYNHALTMCHEEGVWVKMYKGEKA; encoded by the coding sequence ATGCTACAACTCTTTGGCGTCCTTGTGTTGGCGCTGACAACCGCTCTGCTCGCCCAGCTGGCCTACAACAAGTATGAATACAACCGCAAGGTGAAGCAGTTTGGCTGTGGTGAACTAACCGTCGCGAAGAACGGCTTTTTGGGCTGGAAGGGAATCCGAGCAGTGCTCCATGTGCTCAAAACCAAGAAGGGACCAGCTGCTCTTAAGGAGCGAATCGATGCGTATGGACGAACCTATGTCTTTCACATTGGCCCTGCCCCTGTGATTTCCACCATGGAGCCTGAGAACATCAAGGCAATGTTGGCGACTCAATTTAAGGACTTTTCTCTGGGAACTCGATACAGATCCCTGGCTCCTACTCTTGGAGACGGAATTTTTACTCTTGACGGTCATGGATGGACCCACTCTCGAGCTCTTCTCCGACCTCAGTTTGCCCGAGAGCAGGTTTCTCGACTCGACTCACTCGAAGCTCATTTCCAGATCCTGAAAATGTGCGTTGATAAGGAGATGCGAGAGAAGGGAAACGATCCCAGAGGATTTGACATCCAgaacctcttcttcctctttaCTCTGGACTCTGCTACCGAGTTTTTGTTTGGTTCTTCGGTGGACTCGCTTGTGGACTTCCTCGACGACCCTTCAGTGCGCACGGGAGACCACGGAGGAGTCGACGAGGCTGCTCGAAAGGGTTTCAACAACTCCTTCAATCACGCTCAGGAATTGTGTGCCCTGCGATCCCGACTACATACTCTTTACTGGATTGTAGGATCCgttgtcaagaaggagcctTTTGAGCGGTacaacaaggagatcaagacTTTTGTGGATTTTTTCGCTGCGAAGGCTCTGAAGGCCcgaaaggagaaggacatgTCTCTCATGGACAATGATCAGTACATTTTTATGTACGAGTTGGTCAAGGAAACCACCAACCCCGTCACCCTCAGAGACCAGATGCTTAACATTCTCCTTGCTGGACGAGATACCACCGCCTCCATGTTGTCGTGGATCTACTTTCGACTGGCTCGAGACCCCAAGCTGTACGCTAAGCTCCGAAGTGCTATTCTTGAAGACTTTGGAACCACTCCCGAAGCCATCACTTTCGAGTCTCTGAAGCAATGTGACTATCTCCGATACGTTCTTAATGAGGCCCTTCGACTCTACCCCGTTGTTCCCATCAACGGAAGAACCGCCACTCGGGACACTACTCTTCCTAGAGGAGGTGGACCCGACCAGTCCCAGCCCATTTTCATTCCCAAAGGCCAGACCGTGTCTTACTCTGTTTACTGGACTCACCGAGACCCTCGATTCTGGGGCGAGGATGCTGAGGAGTTCATTCCTGAGCGATGGGATCCTCGAAACGGCAACATTGGCCGAGGGTGGGAGTACCTGCCGTTCAACGGTGGTCCTCGAATCTGCCTTGGTCAGCAGTTTGCTCTTACCGAGGTTGGATACGTTCTGAGTAGACTGGTTCAGACATATGAGACACTTGAGACTTGTGACCACAAGCCTCTGCCCCCTCTGTACAACCATGCTCTTACGATGTGCCATGAGGAGGGTGTTTGGGTCAAGATGTATAAGGGTGAGAAGGCGTAG
- a CDS encoding uncharacterized protein (Compare to YALI0B13904g, similar to uniprot|P53327 Saccharomyces cerevisiae YGR271w strong similarity to S.pombe RNA helicase or uniprot|P32639 Saccharomyces cerevisiae YER172c BRR2 RNA helicase-related protein) has protein sequence MLDLTEYEQFAQLAQELEPQDEVYSGFDKFNQLDAPDMDIPLMEHLEFFEDPSSDDGEYNNAAFEWLTSKCVEVHRKNGRSDTPEQFEAAILDMLQSNRSSDELQMQLLEEVGYDDVDFVIELLEKRNDLKISAAAALPNGYSLMTPEQKAQQLRDNRARAKALPDNPVPTQKKYPNVYMSGDGGNVLSSLGKKYGLPVGSEKLVFNKHEEIIVPYPKKRPVLIESNFIPLKDLDIICRGAFKAYKSLNQIQSLVYPVAYNTSENMLVCAPTGAGKTDVAMLTVLSTINQFSDISPEGDVTVHYNDFKIVYVAPLKALAAEIVVKLGKRLAWLGISVRELTGDMQLTKAEIMATQVIVTTPEKWDVVTRKSTGDNELVTKVKLLIIDEVHLLHEDRGAVIESLVARTLRQVESTQSLIRIVGLSATLPNFIDVAQFLRVNPEIGMFFFDSSFRPVPLEQHFIGVRGKQGSNESRENIDEIAYEKLVQEVGQGGHQVMVFVHSRKDTAKSAMKFVQAAQANGESEIFSCATDPNYGLYTKDVMKAKNKEVRELFQHGFGIHHAGMLRSDRNLTEKLFADGLIKVLCCTATLAWGVNLPAAVVIIKGTQVYEAKKGGFTDLGISDVIQIFGRAGRPQFEKFGTGILLTSLDRLSHFISAVTEQHPIESKLQDQIVDNLNAEISLGTVTNVDEGVAWLGYTYLFVRMRKNPLAYGLTWADVQDDPMLGGHRRKLIVAAAQRLHTLQMIVFDERVGSFVSKDSGRVASDFYLLNNSIEIFNTMMKPDASEADVLALLSMSGEFDGLKGRPEEMEELEKFQNSDDMPCQPYGALTTTQGKTNLVLQAYISRYQFKESSLISDMGYVAQNASRIARALFSLALNRRWGNLAYSLLSMCKAIDQRLWPFAHPLHQFELPDHIMRILDAKDPSIDDLRDMTAKEMGDLVHNHSMASKLYRFVDRFPYMMMEADIAPITKSVLRVHLDIWADFHWDEKYHGKVQHFWLWVESSDNAHISHVEKFMLSKRKLHDVHNIDFTIPISQPIPSQIVVRLVSDHWAHVETVQTVSFKHLIMPDHETIHTKLLRLRPLPIEALRNPIIENIYAKKFQFFNPMQTMCFHCLYHMDTNVFLGSPTGSGKTVACELAMWAAFRDNPGSKVVYIAPMKALVRERVEDWGKRLKGFKRIVELTGDSNPDAGEVRRADIIITTPEKFDGISRNWKTRKFVQGVSLVIMDEIHLLASDRGPILEMIVSRMNYVGGQTGRKVRLLGLSTAVSNTTDMAGWLGVKEGLFNFPPAVRPVPLQMYIDGFPDNVGFCPLMKTMNKPAFMAIKSHSPTKPVLIFVASRRQTRLTSLDLIHLCGLEDNPRRFLSMDEDELQAILLQVKDETLKLSLQFGIGLHHAGLVESDRRISHELFAANRIQILIATSTLAWGVNLPAHLVVIKGTQFYDAKIEAYRDMDLTDILQMMGRAGRPGFDTNGIAMVYTKESKKAFYKNFLNVGFPVESQLHKALEDHLGAEIVTGSIKSRQDAMDFLSWTFLYRRVYSNPTYYGIQEQTPEAVGEYLSDLIDDSLDALSESSCLQLHADGTLSATSFLRISSYYYLSHKTVRFIISDASNDSTFRDALVWVSKATEYDLLPVRHNEDLVNAELSKEMRYSGESMDLVMWDPHVKVFLLLQAYMSRVKLPITDYIQDTVSVLDQTLRILQAAVDTVAELGLLFAVKTAITVMQCIKQGAWPDADPVTLLPGMKPQDRAITKFEERDEITLDTLGNMSPEKIKTAAQKFGCRNINDFVRVASSLPVVDIDYLRVDDKMTVTMTHKNKPLHADFRMPCPKFHKPQKESWFVILSCGEDLLGIKRVSPQPGKPMHTELKIPPGYETKNLILECINDALDLSYDIEVQV, from the exons ATGTTGGATCTTACTGAATACGAGCAGTTCGCGCAACTAGCGCAGGAGCTAGAGCCCCAAGACGAGGTCTACTCAGGCTTCGACAAGTTCAACCAGCTAGATGCCCCCGATATGGACATTCCTCTGATGGAGCATCTCGAATTCTTTGAGGACCCTTCTTCTGACGATGGAGAATACAACAATGCGGCATTTGAGTGGCTGACAAGCAAGTGCGTTGAGGTACACCGAAAGAACGGTCGAAGCGACACCCCCGAGCAGTTCGAGGCAGCCATCTTGGATATGTTACAAAGTAACAGGAGCTCTGATGAACTACAGATGCAACTGCTGGAAGAGGTTGGCTATGACGATGTCGACTTTGTGATTGAACTACTTGAGAAGAGAAATGATTTG AAAATATCAGCTGCGGCAGCCCTGCCCAATGGCTACTCGCTAATGACACCCGAACAAAAGGCACAGCAGCTCCGAGACAATCGTGCTCGTGCCAAGGCGCTGCCCGACAACCCAGTGCCCACACAGAAGAAATATCCCAACGTCTACAtgtctggagatggaggaaaTGTGCTTTCTAGTTTGGGTAAGAAGTACGGTCTTCCTGTGGGAAGCGAGAAGCTGGTGTTCAATAAACATGAGGAGATTATTGTCCCGTACCCCAAGAAGCGACCCGTGCTCATCGAGTCAAACTTCATTCCTCTCAAGGACCTGGATATCATTTGCAGAGGAGCTTTCAAGGCCTACAAGTCACTTAACCAGATTCAGTCGCTGGTGTATCCAGTTGCATACAACACTAGTGAAAACATGCTTGTCTGCGCTCCCACAGGTGCTGGTAAGACCGATGTGGCTATGCTGACGGTCCTGAGTACCATCAACCAATTCTCCGATATCAGTCCCGAGGGAGACGTGACTGTGCATTACAACGATTTCAAGATTGTCTATGTAGCCCCTTTGAAGGCTCTGGCTGCTGAGATTGTCGTCAAACTTGGTAAACGTTTGGCTTGGCTGGGTATCAGTGTTCGAGAGTTGACCGGAGATATGCAGTTGACCAAGGCTGAGATTATGGCCACTCAGGTCATTGTCACCACTCCTGAGAAGTGGGATGTGGTAACCCGGAAATCCACCGGTGACAATGAGCTAGTTACAAAGGTCAAGCTGCTGATTATCGACGAGGTACATCTTCTGCATGAAGATCGAGGTGCTGTTATCGAGTCTCTCGTGGCCCGAACACTTCGACAAGTTGAGTCAACCCAGTCGTTAATTCGAATTGTTGGTCTGTCTGCTACTCTGCCCAATTTCATTGATGTTGCTCAGTTTCTGCGCGTCAACCCCGAGATTGGTATGTTTTTCTTCGACTCCTCCTTCCGACCTGTGCCTCTCGAGCAGCATTTCATTGGTGTTCGAGGAAAGCAGGGCTCAAATGAGTCCCGAGAAAACATCGACGAGATTGCCTACGAAAAGCTTGTCCAAGAAGTCGGACAGGGGGGACACCAGGTCATGGTTTTTGTCCATAGTAGGAAGGATACAGCCAAGTCGGCCATGAAGTTCGTTCAAGCTGCCCAGGCCAATGGTGAGTCAGAAATCTTCTCGTGCGCGACCGATCCTAACTACGGTCTGTACACCAAGGACGTTAtgaaggccaagaacaaggaggtCCGAGAACTTTTCCAGCACGGTTTCGGTATACATCATGCTGGTATGTTGCGGTCAGACCGTAACCTGACTGAGAAGCTGTTCGCAGATGGTCTCATCAAGGTTCTCTGCTGTACTGCCACTCTTGCCTGGGGTGTCAATTTGCCTGCAGCCGTGGTCATTATCAAGGGCACTCAGGTCTACGAGGCGAAGAAAGGAGGGTTCACTGATCTCGGTATTTCCGATGTCATTCAGATTTTTGGTCGAGCTGGCCGTCCTCAGTTTGAAAAGTTTGGTACTGGTATCCTGCTTACTTCTCTGGACAGATTGTCGCATTTCATCTCCGCAGTTACTGAACAGCATCCCATTGAATCCAAGCTGCAGGATCAAATTGTCGACAACCTGAACGCCGAGATATCGCTCGGAACAGTCACCAATGTGGATGAGGGTGTTGCCTGGCTGGGTTACACCTATCTCTTTGTGCGAATGCGAAAGAACCCTCTTGCTTATGGTCTCACTTGGGCTGACGTCCAGGATGACCCAATGCTTGGAGGTCACCGTCGAAAGCTAATCGTGGCAGCCGCTCAGCGACTGCATACCCTTCAAATGATTGTGTTTGATGAGCGAGTGGGTTCTTTCGTCAGCAAAGATAGTGGTCGAGTTGCATCAGACTTCTACCTGCTCAACAACTCGATTGAGATTTTTAATACCATGATGAAGCCCGACGCATCCGAAGCTGATGTTTTGGCCCTACTGTCAATGTCTGGCGAGTTTGATGGTCTCAAGGGTCGCcccgaggagatggaggagcttGAGAAGTTCCAGAACTCGGACGATATGCCCTGCCAGCCTTACGGAGCACTTACCACCACTCAGGGTAAGACTAACCTGGTGCTGCAGGCTTACATTTCTCGATACCAGTTCAAGGAGTCGTCTCTGATCTCGGACATGGGCTATGTCGCTCAGAATGCATCTCGTATCGCCCGTGCTCTATTCtctctggctctcaacAGACGATGGGGTAACCTTGCTTACTCGCTCTTGTCTATGTGCAAGGCCATTGACCAGCGACTATGGCCTTTTGCTCATCCCTTGCACCAGTTTGAGCTTCCTGATCACATAATGCGAATTCTGGACGCCAAAGACCCTTCGATTGATGATCTGCGAGATATGaccgccaaggagatggGTGATCTCGTTCACAACCATTCTATGGCCTCCAAGTTGTATCGGTTTGTGGACAGATTCCCCTACATGATGATGGAAGCGGACATTGCACCTATTACAAAGTCAGTACTCCGTGTGCATCTCGACATTTGGGCCGATTTCCACTGGGACGAAAAGTACCACGGAAAGGTGCAACATTTCTGGCTTTGGGTTGAGTCGTCCGATAATGCTCACATTTCGCATGTTGAGAAGTTCATGTTGAGCAAGCGAAAGCTGCATGATGTTCATAACATTGACTTCACCATCCCCATATCGCAGCCAATTCCTTCTCAGATTGTTGTGCGATTGGTTTCAGACCACTGGGCTCACGTCGAGACGGTACAAACAGTGTCTTTCAAGCACCTCATTATGCCTGATCACGAAACCATACACACCAAGCTACTTCGTCTGCGTCCTCTGCCTATCGAAGCTCTCCGAAACCCCATCATTGAGAACATCTACGCCAAGAAGTTTCAGTTCTTCAACCCCATGCAGACAATGTGTTTCCACTGTCTCTACCACATGGATACCAACGTCTTCCTGGGTTCTCCCACCGGTTCCGGAAAGACTGTTGCCTGTGAGCTGGCCATGTGGGCTGCCTTCAGAGACAACCCGGGCTCCAAGGTCGTCTACATTGCTCCTATGAAGGCTCTTGTTCGAGAGCGAGTTGAGGACTGGGGTAAGCGACTCAAGGGTTTCAAGCGAATCGTCGAGTTGACTGGTGATTCCAACCCAGATGCAGGAGAGGTTCGACGTGCTGACATCATCATTACGACACCCGAGAAGTTTGATGGTATCTCGCGAAACTGGAAAACTCGAAAGTTCGTCCAGGGCGTGTCCCTGGTCATTATGGATGAGATCCATTTGCTTGCTTCCGACCGAGGCCccattctggagatgatTGTGTCTCGAATGAACTATGTTGGAGGCCAGACAGGTCGAAAGGTGCGACTTTTGGGTCTCTCTACAGCCGTGTCTAACACCACGGATATGGCTGGGTGGCTGGGAGTCAAGGAGGGTCTGTTCAACTTCCCCCCTGCCGTTCGTCCCGTTCCCCTGCAGATGTACATTGACGGTTTCCCTGACAATGTCGGTTTCTGTCCTCTGATGAAGACAATGAACAAGCCCGCATTCATGGCCATCAAGAGTCACTCACCCACCAAGCCTGTATTGATTTTCGTCGCTTCTCGACGTCAGACCCGACTTACTTCTCTTGATCTCATTCACCTGTGTGGTCTCGAAGACAATCCTCGACGGTTCCTCAGCATGGACGAAGATGAGCTGCAAGCCATTCTTCTGCAGGTCAAAGACGAGACTCTCAAGCTGTCGCTTCAGTTTGGTATTGGTCTGCATCATGCTGGCCTGGTTGAGAGTGATCGTCGAATTTCTCACGAGCTGTTTGCTGCCAACCGAATTCAGATTCTCATTGCCACGTCAACTCTTGCATGGGGTGTCAACTTGCCAGCTCACCTGGTTGTCATCAAGGGCACTCAGTTCTACGACGCCAAGATTGAGGCCTACCGAGATATGGACCTGACCGACATTCTGCAGATGATGGGTCGAGCCGGACGTCCTGGATTCGATACCAACGGTATTGCAATGGTTTACACAAAGGAAAGCAAGAAGGCCTTCTACAAAAACTTCTTGAACGTTGGTTTCCCCGTCGAGTCGCAGCTTCACAAGGCCCTGGAGGACCATCTTGGTGCTGAGATTGTCACTGGGTCAATAAAGTCTCGACAGGATGCCATGGACTTTTTGTCGTGGACCTTTTTGTACCGACGAGTGTACTCGAACCCCACCTACTACGGTATTCAGGAGCAGACTCCCGAAGCAGTTGGTGAATATCTTTCAGATCTCATTGATGACTCTCTGGATGCTCTTTCTGAGTCGTCCTGTCTGCAACTTCATGCTGACGGTACTCTTTCTGCTACCTCCTTTTTGCGAATCTCTTCGTACTACTACCTGTCTCACAAAACCGTGCGGTTCATCATTTCTGATGCTTCCAACGACTCCACTTTTCGAGATGCTCTGGTTTGGGTGTCCAAGGCTACCGAGTACGATCTCCTTCCTGTCAGACACAATGAAGATCTTGTCAACGCTGAGTTGTCCAAGGAGATGCGGTACTCCGGAGAGTCCATGGATTTGGTCATGTGGGATCCTCATGTGAAAGTCTTCCTGCTTCTGCAGGCGTACATGTCTCGTGTCAAGCTGCCCATCACCGATTACATTCAGGATACTGTATCCGTTCTGGACCAGACTTTGCGTATCCTGCAGGCTGCTGTTGATACTGTTGCTGAGCTGGGTCTGCTCTTTGCCGTCAAGACAGCCATTACAGTCATGCAGTGCATCAAGCAGGGTGCCTGGCCTGATGCTGATCCTGTTACGCTACTTCCTGGAATGAAGCCTCAGGATCGAGCCATCACCAAGTTTGAGGAGCGCGACGAGATCACCCTCGATACTCTCGGTAACATGTCTCCTGAAAAGATCAAGACTGCTGCTCAGAAATTTGGATGCCGAAACATCAACGATTTCGTTCGGGTGGCTTCTTCCCTGCCTGTTGTGGACATTGACTACTTGCGTGTTGATGACAAGATGACAGTGACCATGACTCACAAGAACAAGCCCCTTCACGCTGACTTCCGAATGCCCTGCCCCAAGTTCCATAAACCCCAGAAGGAGTCATGGTTTGTTATTCTTAGCTGTGGCGAAGATCTGCTTGGAATCAAGCGAGTGTCTCCTCAGCCTGGCAAGCCCATGCATACCGAGCTCAAGATTCCTCCTGGATACGAGACCAAAAATCTGATTCTCGAGTGCATCAACGATGCTCTTGATTTATCTTATGACATTGAGGTCCAGGTTTAG
- a CDS encoding uncharacterized protein (Compare to YALI0B13882g, similar to uniprot|P39704 Saccharomyces cerevisiae YAL007c ERP2 p24 protein involved in membrane trafficking), translating to MKFVQLILCAIFAAVVSATAFQVKVKPQELQCFNAQVQRAGQKILFYYAVQKGGSFDIRARVKTPSGQISYDKTAKMDEYVMTSDQGGEYEFCFNNHMSTFDEKTVDFEIKLEHEELRAELPADINKERPEHASIENSLNKISPKVDSILSEMRYLKVREARNKATVESTESRIYWFSVLEIVLMVGISVCQVTIVQVFFRGSRKQLV from the coding sequence ATGAAATTTGTGCAGCTGATTTTGTGCGCCATTTTCGCCGCCGTGGTCTCCGCCACCGCCTTCCAGGTCAAGGTCAAGCCCCAGGAGCTCCAGTGCTTCAACGCACAGGTCCAGCGTGCCGGCCAGAAGATTCTCTTCTACTACGCCGTCCAGAAGGGAGGTAGCTTCGACATTCGAGCCCGTGTTAAGACCCCCTCCGGCCAGATTTCTTACGACAAGACTGCTAAGATGGACGAGTACGTCATGACCTCTGATCAGGGAGGAGAGTACGAGTTCTGCTTCAACAACCACATGTCTACCTTTGACGAGAAGACTGTGGACTTCGAGATCAAGCTCGAGCATGAGGAGCTGCGAGCCGAGCTGCCCGCGgacatcaacaaggagcgacCCGAGCATGCCTCCATCGAAAACTCCCTTAACAAGATCTCCCCCAAGGTCGACTCCATTTTGTCTGAGATGCGATACCTCAAGGTCCGAGAGGCCCGAAACAAGGCCACTGTGGAGAGCACCGAGTCTCGAATCTACTGGTTCTCTGTTCTTGAGATTGTTCTCATGGTCGGTATTTCTGTCTGCCAGGTGACCATTGTCCAGGTCTTCTTCCGAGGCAGCAGAAAGCAGTTGGTTTAA
- a CDS encoding uncharacterized protein (Compare to YALI0B13816g, uniprot|O74130 Yarrowia lipolytica ALK4 CYP52 family member), whose protein sequence is MLTNLTIVLITLLVTYTVLTRTALRIQRARKAKQMGATLPPRVNNGILGWYGLWLVIQNARSMKLPHTLGKRFANGPTWLTPVAGNEPINTIDPENVKAILATQFKDFCLGIRHRALSPSIGDGIFTLDGEGWTHSRALLRPQFSRQQISRVHSLERLMQILFKLIRKENGEYFDLQNLFFMFTLDSATEFLYGASVDTLADLLGEPVEGDHGGVGEEVRKAYQQSINNAQDISAIRTRLQGLYWIAGNIYQRNLYQKSNKGVKDFSQFFVDKALNTSKEKLKEMEDSDNYVFLYELVKSTRNPVVIRDQLINILVAGRDTTASLLSFTFYTLGRRPDVLKKLRAAILEDFGTSPDEITFESLKRCDYLRYVLNEVLRLYPSVPINARSATRDTTLPRGGGPDGKQPVFVYKGQMVAYCVYWMHRDKKYWGEDALEFNPDRWDPKVQPQNKGWEYLPFNGGPRICLGQQFALTEAGYVVTRMLQEFDTVHCKNQKEEEHPPYALDLTMRHGEGVWVSMK, encoded by the coding sequence ATGTTGACCAATCTTACGATCGTGCTGATCACCCTTCTGGTGACATATACGGTGCTGACCCGTACGGCTCTGCGGATCCAGCGGGCAAGAAAGGCCAAGCAAATGGGAGCtactcttcctcctcgagtTAACAATGGTATTCTGGGATGGTACGGATTGTGGCTCGTGATCCAGAACGCCCGATCCATGAAACTACCCCACACCCTCGGAAAGCGGTTTGCCAATGGACCTACCTGGCTCACTCCTGTGGCTGGTAACGAGCCCATCAACACCATTGATCCCGAGAACGTCAAGGCTATCCTGGCCACTCAGTTCAAGGACTTTTGTCTGGGCATTCGACACAGGGCACTGAGCCCTTCTATCGGAGATGGTATCTTCACTCTGGACGGAGAAGGATGGACCCACTCTCGAGCTCTGCTGCGACCTCAGTTTTCGCGACAGCAGATCTCCCGAGTCCACTCGCTCGAAAGACTCATGCAGATTCTGTTCAAATTGATTCGAAAGGAGAACGGCGAGTACTTTGACCTGCAgaacctcttcttcatgttTACCCTAGACTCTGCCACCGAGTTTCTTTACGGGGCTTCTGTCGACACTCTGGCCGATCTCCTGGGCGAGCCTGTAGAAGGAGACCACGGGGGAGTCGGCGAGGAGGTCCGAAAGGCCTACCAGCAGAGCATCAACAACGCCCAGGACATCTCCGCTATTCGAACCCGTCTCCAGGGTCTTTACTGGATTGCAGGAAACATCTACCAGCGAAACCTGTATCAAAAGAGTAACAAGGGCGTCAAGGATTTCAGCCAGTTCTTTGTCGACAAGGCTCTCAACACATCCAAGGAAAAGCTCAAGGAAATGGAGGACTCCGACAACTACGTCTTTCTGTACGAGCTTGTCAAGAGCACCCGAAACCCCGTTGTCATTCGAGACCAGCTCATCAACATTCTGGTCGCGGGACGGGATACTACCGCCTCTCTGCTGTCCTTTACCTTCTACACTCTTGGACGAAGACCCGATgttctcaagaagctgcgaGCTGCCATTCTGGAGGATTTCGGAACCTCCCCCGACGAGATCACCTTCGAGTCTCTCAAGCGATGTGATTACTTGCGATACGTGCTCAATGAGGTTCTCCGACTATACCCTTCGGTTCCTATCAACGCTCGAAGTGCTACCAGGGACACTACTCttccccgaggaggaggacctGACGGTAAGCAGCCCGTCTTCGTCTACAAGGGCCAGATGGTGGCCTACTGCGTGTACTGGATGCACCGAGACAAGAAGTACTGGGGTGAAGATGCCCTGGAGTTCAATCCTGATCGATGGGACCCCAAAGTGCAACCACAGAACAAGGGCTGGGAGTACCTGCCGTTCAACGGAGGTCCTCGAATTTGTTTGGGACAGCAATTTGCCCTTACCGAAGCCGGTTATGTGGTGACTCGAATGCTCCAAGAGTttgatactgtacattgcaagaaccagaaggaggaggagcatcCTCCTTATGCTCTTGATTTGACCATGCGCCACGGTGAGGGTGTTTGGGTGTCGATGAAGTAG